DNA from Chloroflexota bacterium:
ACCAACCGGTCCAGGGAAGGACTCTGGGCCAACGCAATGGCAACGGGAACCGCGAACAGCACAGCAATGATGATACTCACTACTACCCGGGATCCGCTGACCAGGAAATGCCGCCCCAGCCCCTGGGGAATCTCCTCCACCAGCGCGCCAAAAACTGCGATCGGCGTCGGCAGGACCTCCACATCGAGCACCATCGCGACCACCTGCCAGACCAAAAGCAATACGCCGGAGGCCAGAAGGATGTCGCGGCGCCTCATGAAAGCGCACCCACAGAAGCGTTGACATCATCCAGAGTGTCCCGAAGTTGGCCGCACATTCTCTGGAATTCTGGCTGTCGCCGGTAGTCCAGATGGCCGGCAGTCAAGTTCTCGATGGGGGAAAGTTGCCGTTGGGGTGGCTGGCCCAGGACCAAAATCTGCCTGCCCAGATAGGCTGCTTCTTCGATGTTGTGGGTGACAACCACCGTCGTCAACCCCGTTTCAGCCTGCAACGTCAGGGTGAGGTCCTCAAGGTCTTCCCGAGTCATGGCATCCAGGGACGAGAATGGCTCGTCCATCAGGAGCAGCGTAGGTTCCAGCAGCAGGGTGCGGGCAATCGCTGCCCGCTGGCGCTGTCCCCCACTGATCTGGCCCGGGTACTGGCTCTGCACGGCGGCAATGCCCAACCGGTCCAGCCAATAGTCGACCCGTTCAGGCAGGATGTCGGACGGCGGGTATGGCCGGGGAAGGTCCCCTTCCGGATGTTTTCCCCGGTAAAAGTGGCCCAACTGCTGCCCCAGGGCCACGTTATCCCTGACAGTGTACCAGGGCAAAAGCCCATATTCCTGCAGGATCAAACCTGTGCTGGCCCGCGGCCTCGGCACCGGGTACCCATCGACCAGAAGACTGCCGGCGCTGGGCTGGCGCAATCCGGCCAGCAGGTAGAGCAGTGTGCTCTTGCCACAGCCACTCGGACCAAGAACCGCCCAGGAGTCGCCCGATTGGACCTGCCAGGAAAAACCCTCAAAGACCGGTGGCCGCCCCTGGTAACCGAATACCAGGCTCTCGACCTGGATCGAGGGCCGGTTCTCAGCTTGCCGTGCCCGCTGTGAGCCGGCCACTTCATGAACAACAGACATATTATTTGATGTCATTTTGTCACGATACTGCTGTTTAATTATCGTAAAGTCACGCAAGCAGCGATTCTGAATTATGGCGCTGATCAGCCAAAGACTGCAGGAGGTTTGGCCGCTCGCTTATGAAAATGAAGGTCCCGCTCTTGGTGGGCGTTACGACCCCTCCCCCCGGGCCGTGCGCAGCCCCCAGAGCGACAACGAATTGCCCCCGGTTCGGGGTGGGGAGTCGGGATGACGCTAGATTGCAGGTCTCTCCCCCTCCCGGATTGGGAGGGGGTCGGGGGGTGGGTCACAACGGCAGATAGCCCGGATCCACCAGTCGCTCGTAGGGCACTGCCTGCTCGATCAGGCCTTTCCCGACCATCCAATCGACCACGTCCTGCATTTCCGATTCGCTGGTGATACTGCCTTCGGGAAAGGGTGGCATCCCAAACGATCCCTGAATCATCTCAGGAACCCGCCCGACCTCAATTAACAGATCCTTGTAGGCATCGGGGTTGGCGTTGATCTCAGCAGCAGCCCGGTCCCAGGCTCGAACGAAGCTGGCCACCGTGCCCGGTTTGTCTGCCAGCGCTTCCGTGGTGAAGGCCAGCACACTTTGAGCAAGCTCCGGGTGGGAACTGTCGTCGACAACGATGGTAGCACCGGCAGCGATGGCGCCGGACGCCAGGGGATCGGGCAACATGGCAGCAGGCAGTTCACCCTTCATCAACAGTTCAAAACGCACCGGAATAGCACTGACTTCCGTGATCTCGATATCTTCGCTGGACAGCCCCTCGGCCTGCAACAGACGATCGGTCAGGTACTCGATAACAGTGTTCTGGCTGATGCCGATCGGCACCCCTTTCAGGTCCGCGCTGGCCTTGATTTCGCCGCCAGGTCCGGCGACAATGCTGAACATGGGCGAATCGGGATAGGCCCGCCGCGCCGTATAGACCACCTTGACCTTTTCCTCTTCCTGGTTGAACAGCACAGGTCCCAGCAAATCGGTCAATTGCCCATCGACCTGCCCAGTCTGCATCAGGGTTGCGTTTTCCTGACCACTCTTGACCGGCACGCCCTCGACCGAGATTCCTTCGTCTGCAAAGTAGCCGTTGGTCTGTGCCACGTGGAATGGCAGGACATCCATGATAGGCAACAGGGCGATCTTGAGGGTTGTATCCTCAGGGATTCCAGCGCCTGGTTGCAGTTCGCCCGGCGGCACACAGGCGCTTAGGGTCAGGCCAAGAACCACGGCCAGCGATAACACAGTTAACCATCGGAAGCGAGAACCGAATAGCATTCGCCTCGAACGATCATATCCAGCATCTCCAGAAGCAAGTCTCATCACTTAATCTCCTTCAACAGAAAAAAGCCTTGAGTGTCCGAACCACAT
Protein-coding regions in this window:
- a CDS encoding ATP-binding cassette domain-containing protein, which encodes MTSNNMSVVHEVAGSQRARQAENRPSIQVESLVFGYQGRPPVFEGFSWQVQSGDSWAVLGPSGCGKSTLLYLLAGLRQPSAGSLLVDGYPVPRPRASTGLILQEYGLLPWYTVRDNVALGQQLGHFYRGKHPEGDLPRPYPPSDILPERVDYWLDRLGIAAVQSQYPGQISGGQRQRAAIARTLLLEPTLLLMDEPFSSLDAMTREDLEDLTLTLQAETGLTTVVVTHNIEEAAYLGRQILVLGQPPQRQLSPIENLTAGHLDYRRQPEFQRMCGQLRDTLDDVNASVGALS
- a CDS encoding ABC transporter substrate-binding protein, whose translation is MRLASGDAGYDRSRRMLFGSRFRWLTVLSLAVVLGLTLSACVPPGELQPGAGIPEDTTLKIALLPIMDVLPFHVAQTNGYFADEGISVEGVPVKSGQENATLMQTGQVDGQLTDLLGPVLFNQEEEKVKVVYTARRAYPDSPMFSIVAGPGGEIKASADLKGVPIGISQNTVIEYLTDRLLQAEGLSSEDIEITEVSAIPVRFELLMKGELPAAMLPDPLASGAIAAGATIVVDDSSHPELAQSVLAFTTEALADKPGTVASFVRAWDRAAAEINANPDAYKDLLIEVGRVPEMIQGSFGMPPFPEGSITSESEMQDVVDWMVGKGLIEQAVPYERLVDPGYLPL